AAAGCTCCCTCGACTTGTTCCAACTTGAGGGAGCCTTAATGTGTAAGATGGGGGATTATGTGTCAGGTTATTCTGACATGTTGAAGCACATGCACAAATCAAAGTGTAAAGAAGGAGCTGCAGATCAGGAGCCTTTAAGATCCTGTGAACATTTGAATGCAGCGTTTGTTTCATGAAGGAGTATCCTGCATCCCTTCGGCAAAACTAAGTCTGAGTTTAATATGTAAAGGTATGaatgcagtctgtttacctctTCACTCTCTGTCACCACAGAGTCGTCAATCGCTGCAGCTAAGGCGTAACAGTCACAGCTGTTGAACCCAAACACCATCTCCTTCTGAAACTCCTCAGTCTGCAGCATCTGCAGGTCGACAAGCCAACAAACATGAGACGTTTAAAATATGTACTGCagtttaaattctaaacattacagagatctgtcccccccccccccccccccccccccccccccccccctctagagtggatgctcactcaggtcaccatgtggtggactctgaagcttcagtgtttatccagctctgcatgggtctgtaaacctttctgtgttctaacctcacctccagcatctccaatattgatcctagtttgagcacgtttctgctcgtggagcttattagaaacatgcagaggctttttaggtcgggtacaatcacttctatctgaaccacttctcttgaccgcttccatcgctgcaacacctgttgacctgataactgctctcatatctgacaaacctgAACACTGATCGTACCTTCCTGGTGTGAGCGTAAATCTTCTGCATGAAGCGAGCCTTGTCCGTGTCCTGGGAGAGCCATTTGTCACAGAAAGACTGAGGGAGGAAAATGCAAAGATGGAAAGTAAGTGAGGCagcctcctttttttaaatttcagtaACATGTGTATGGAAGCCCTGAGGTGCATCCAATACATCATACACACCCAGgacaggctgtttctgcagctgaaCTCCCAGGCGGCGATGTAGGTGGGGCAGGTGAAGCGGTCGAGCACGATGAACGCCGCTTCAGGATCGGCGACAAAGTTAAACTCTCCGCAGATTGTGGTGTTACCTCtggctgcaaaaacacacacacacgacaaacatgtttattcagcGTTCACTCTAAATCAGTGCGGCCGACATGTAGTGacgtaaacaacaacaagctcaCAATCGGTGTTTCCTCCCATGATGTAGAGCGATTTCACTTTCTTAGGGAAGGAGGAGTCCAGTTGTGCAGCGACAGCCAGGTTAGTGAGGGGTGCCGTGGCAACGATACTCACctgcaaacaaagaaacacaaaaacaggctTAACAAACGCCCATGACCCATTATGTGATATTTGATTCGTCAACCTTTTCCAGCaaaacctgttttgttttttttgcaatatgATACATATATACATAAGCTGTAAACCCCTCcttagaacaggctgtttctgtgtctgtagctttaaacatgtaaatgagctgtgtttgaccacgccccctctctggaagggcttggttgtctcaggctttctcgctccatgtcctattgggTTTCCCACCCACCTCTCCAGGGTTTTCTTTCACAATCTCGATCATGGCCTTTACAGCATTCCTCTTATTCAGCAGGTCCAGGCCCGGAGCGTCGGGATCCGGGGCGTCCCCCAGCCCGTCCTTTCCATGAAAATCTCCAGCGTTACGTTTTATAGCCAGCACGGGCTCAGCACAGCCGCGGTACACCGGGATCTGTGTGCAAGTATGAACACAAAGTGATTCCACAGACACGCACACTTCATTACATGCAAGTTCTGGCACGATGATCCACTCACATCCAGTCTGCCGCACACCTTCAGCACCCGCAACGTGTTCTTCAGGACGTTTTGCAAAGGGGTGTTCCCATGGCAGCAGGTGATGCCCAAAATCTCAACATTAGGGGCGGCGAGGGCCATCATGATCGCCATGGCGTCGTCCACCCCTGTGTCCACGTCGAGGATCAACTTCTTCATCTTatgagggaggaagaaaaggagattatgttaaaaatagattttattctattttaactGTAACCTGCACTTGTTCTactgtccagcagggggcgactcaaACGTATAGAAGTCTATCGCAATGTGTTCCTGCTCCTCAGTTGATTTATTCCCTCCTATTCCTATCGAGTTTACAGTCtcagatttcagtttcaaatcTTCTTCAATATGATGATCATTTAGTAAATTCTGGTCCCATTCAGAGTCGAACAGAGCAGAAAGCAGGGGAGGAGTTAAGCTGCAGCTTCCTGTGATTGGCCTGAAATTGCTGCGACAGCGATAAAGTGCAGTGTGTT
The sequence above is drawn from the Labrus bergylta chromosome 24, fLabBer1.1, whole genome shotgun sequence genome and encodes:
- the LOC109999330 gene encoding inosine-uridine preferring nucleoside hydrolase, with product MKKLILDVDTGVDDAMAIMMALAAPNVEILGITCCHGNTPLQNVLKNTLRVLKVCGRLDIPVYRGCAEPVLAIKRNAGDFHGKDGLGDAPDPDAPGLDLLNKRNAVKAMIEIVKENPGEVSIVATAPLTNLAVAAQLDSSFPKKVKSLYIMGGNTDSRGNTTICGEFNFVADPEAAFIVLDRFTCPTYIAAWEFSCRNSLSWSFCDKWLSQDTDKARFMQKIYAHTRKMLQTEEFQKEMVFGFNSCDCYALAAAIDDSVVTESEEVAVTVELEGKHTRGMMVLDQLDLLKKKHKAIIMKTADKGKFKKLLMNALE